In Rutidosis leptorrhynchoides isolate AG116_Rl617_1_P2 chromosome 2, CSIRO_AGI_Rlap_v1, whole genome shotgun sequence, one genomic interval encodes:
- the LOC139892995 gene encoding protein CURVATURE THYLAKOID 1A, chloroplastic-like isoform X1, translating to MAAASSSMAQAVFAARSTTAPFHCTSFLPNLPFLPRSPSNSFTASSKLQISGSKRSLSYCIKASSEDTSETSEVGEVFAGLKEKWDAIENKPMVVIYGGGAAVGVWLAATVVDAINGVPVIPKLMELVGLGYTGWFIYRYLLFKSTRKELADEIEALKKKVIGSE from the exons ATGGCAGCAGCTTCTTCGTCAATGGCGCAAGCAGTATTTGCAGCTCGATCTACAACGGCGCCGTTTCATTGCACTTCTTTTTTACCCAACCTTCCTTTTTTACCTCGCTCACCTTCTAATTCATTTACAGCTTCTTCCAAGCTCCAAATTTCAG GATCCAAGAGATCGTTATCATATTGCATAAAGGCGTCCTCAGAGGATACATCTGAAACTTCGGAAGTTGGGGAGGTATTCGCGGGCTTAAAGGAAAAG TGGGATGCTATTGAAAATAAACCAATGGTAGTTATCTATGGAGGAGGGGCGGCCGTTGGCGTTTGGTTGGCTGCCACTGTTGTTGATGCAATTAATGGTGTTCCTGTG ATCCCGAAACTCATGGAACTTGTAGGACTCGGATACACTGGATGGTTCATCTATCGATATCTTCTCTTTAAG TCAACAAGAAAGGAACTGGCTGATGAGATCGAAGCACTGAAAAAGAAGGTTATTGGATCTGAATAA
- the LOC139892995 gene encoding protein CURVATURE THYLAKOID 1A, chloroplastic-like isoform X2, whose protein sequence is MAAASSSMAQAVFAARSTTAPFHCTSFLPNLPFLPRSPSNSFTASSKLQISGSKRSLSYCIKASSEDTSETSEVGEVFAGLKEKWDAIENKPMVVIYGGGAAVGVWLAATVVDAINGVPVVSDSLHPAFEKII, encoded by the exons ATGGCAGCAGCTTCTTCGTCAATGGCGCAAGCAGTATTTGCAGCTCGATCTACAACGGCGCCGTTTCATTGCACTTCTTTTTTACCCAACCTTCCTTTTTTACCTCGCTCACCTTCTAATTCATTTACAGCTTCTTCCAAGCTCCAAATTTCAG GATCCAAGAGATCGTTATCATATTGCATAAAGGCGTCCTCAGAGGATACATCTGAAACTTCGGAAGTTGGGGAGGTATTCGCGGGCTTAAAGGAAAAG TGGGATGCTATTGAAAATAAACCAATGGTAGTTATCTATGGAGGAGGGGCGGCCGTTGGCGTTTGGTTGGCTGCCACTGTTGTTGATGCAATTAATGGTGTTCCTGTGGTAAGTGATTCGCTACATCCAGCCTTCGAGAAAATAATTTAG
- the LOC139892996 gene encoding uncharacterized protein, with translation MECNKDEAIRAKTIAEKKLGDKDYAGAKKFTLKAQNLYPGLDGISHMLISLNVYISSEKKVNGECDWYSVLDVNPSDDDETIRKQYRKLALMLHPDKNNSVGADGAFKIISEAWRLLSDKVKRSAYNQRRNARVFQQRCPPHNWRPSSSSSSPSPSPVVNRFHASANRTTSTPNSCPPWASVSFKPKPKPKPKPKPRPPATNVNGGDTFWTTCHRCNMHYEYVKVYLNQTILCPECRKPFLAAEMPVRLNIPKEKLKRHTDEFLAPCSSKRTRGENGGE, from the coding sequence ATGGAATGCAATAAAGATGAGGCAATTAGAGCCAAAACAATTGCAGAAAAGAAATTGGGCGATAAAGATTATGCCGGAGCAAAGAAGTTTACTTTGAAAGCACAGAATCTTTATCCAGGGCTTGATGGTATATCTCATATGTTGATCAGTCTTAACGTGTATATCTCATCAGAGAAGAAGGTAAACGGTGAATGTGATTGGTACAGTGTTCTTGATGTAAATCCATCCGATGATGATGAAACAATCAGAAAACAATATAGGAAGTTGGCGCTAATGCTTCATCCGGATAAAAACAATTCGGTTGGTGCTGATGGTGCGTTCAAGATAATTTCAGAGGCATGGCGTTTATTATCTGATAAAGTTAAAAGATCCGCTTATAACCAGAGAAGGAACGCGAGAGTATTTCAACAAAGGTGTCCACCTCATAATTGGcgtccatcatcatcatcgtcatcaccatcaccatccccaGTTGTCAATAGATTCCATGCTTCTGCAAACAGAACAACTTCAACGCCGAACAGTTGTCCACCTTGGGCTTCAGTTTCATTCAAGCCCAAGCCCAAGCCCAAGCCCAAACCCAAACCGAGGCCTCCTGCTACAAATGTCAACGGTGGTGATACTTTTTGGACTACGTGTCATAGATGCAATATGCATTATGAATATGTCAAGGTGTACCTTAATCAAACCATTCTTTGTCCCGAATGTCGCAAACCTTTTTTAGCTGCAGAGATGCCAGTACGACTTAATATTCCGAAGGAGAAATTAAAGAGGCATACTGATGAATTTCTTGCTCCATGTTCATCGAAAAGGACAAGAGGGGAAAATGGTGGTGAGTAA